CAACAGCCTGCAAATCGTCGCCAACGGCGGCATGGTCTGCATTATCGGCTTCGGTTTGATTGTCTTGTTCCAACTCAACCGAGCTGTATTACGCCAACAAATCCTGCCCATCGGCATTTTCCGAACTCTCGGCCTGTTGGCTGTTTTGGCATTCAGCATTTCTTCTTTATGGGAATGGTTGCATGCCGCTTTGTCGCTGCTTTCCGGGCACAATGTTTTAAACTTCAGCAACCCGCGTTATCTGGTTACCGCAGCCTGTATGCCCATCATCGCTTTCTTGTGCATCTTGCGCCTGTACAATTGGTATCGCCTGCATCGGACTGTTGCCGCTGACGACACCTCCACGACCCTCTAATCAAGCTGCAAAAAGGCCGTCTGAAACAGGAAAACCTATTTCAGACGGCCTTGTCATTATATATCTCAACGTTGATGGCTGGTTTCTACACCGGCCTTAATCTCACCATACATTTGCGAGCTGCCTCCGCTGCCTGATGCGCAGGCCGCCAAGCTCAGTGTCAAAACAGCCGCGGTCAAAATCTTCAACATTGATTTCTCTCTTTCCACAAAAATTATTTCGGATCGCAACGGAAATGGTAGGCACAAATTTCAAATCCGTTTTTGAAGTAGAGACGATGAGCATCTGCTCGGTCATGGTTCACATGGACATTCAGATGGATTTTGGTCGCACCCGTTTCCGCACCGATTTTACGTACTTCTTCCAACAAGCGTGAAGCATAACCTTTTTGGCGGCATTGCGGCATGGTTACGAGATCATCAATATGGATATGGTAACCACTGGCCAAGTTATGTGCAGTATGGAAACCGCATACGGCCACGGCATTTTGTTTGCCTTCTTCAAAAATACCCAGCAGACGGTAGCCGGTTTTGCGTTGATGCTCGTTGATTTGTTCGACGAAACGGTGAATATCGGTCAAAGAAGAACGCAAAATACTCAGTGCCGCAAAAGCGGTTGCAGTTTCTTCCGGCGGAATTTCACGCAATACGCCGACCACAGGCGCGGCAGCTTGAGGCTCAGGCTGCGCATTGGCCGCTTCCGCACGCTCGGCGGCATGTTTTTCTTCAATCGCCTGCGCCAACAAAACACGCTCGACCGGCACTTCGCCCTGCTGTTTGCTCTCTTGCTCTTTAAGCAAGGCTTTGCAGTCAATCACGCGTAAATCATTATCCGCCGCAAAGTCCATCAAGAAACGGAACATTTGCGGATTGTCTTCTTCCAACTTTTTATCGACCGCTACACAACGGACATTATCCACCAAAATAGGGCGCACCCAATTCGAATAGGAAAGGCGGTTGTCTTTAGTAAAGGAAGACAAAATACCGCACAGGCGCTCCGCCCAGTCGCTTGGTCGGAAAATCTTGCCTTTGCTGGTCGTACCATGGATCACAACTTCATAAGGATTACACACTAACATAAGCAGCTTCCTGAGAGTAAATGGCTGAAGGAATATTTCGCCAGTGCCAACATCAGAAAAAGTTCCGATACATAGCAACAGATTATTGAAAAAATATCAGTAAGGTTTTGAAATACGACAATGATGAGACGGCTTGCCGATCCTGACAATCCGTTTCGAATTCTTTGATTATTATACCCGATACGCCTCTTTTTCTTCAAAAATCATTTGAAAAATAACAACAGGCCGTCTCAAACCAAGTATTTCGGTTTCAGACGGCCTGCATATTTTGTATATCAATACAACAATTTCTTGCGGGGCTTTTGCTCGCTACTGGATCTAATTTCCGACAGATTGAAATTCAGTATGCTCAAATCCAAGACGCTTTCAGAAGTGCATTGATCACCAAAAGCATTTTCATAAGTGGCCTTCAGTTTCAATACTCCGCCGAATGTTTGGTCCGGCAATTCGGCAGCCAGCGCCAACATGCTTGCAAACACGCCGCCATACAATTCTCCCGATGCCAGCATATCCACGCCGCCGGAAAACATCTCCAAGCGCATAACCGCATCGGCAACCAGCTTGCTCGGCAAGTGATCCGGCAAAGCCTCAGCCTCAAAACGCACATTCTTCGCCAAGCCCTTACCGCTATTGCGGACAACCAAAACCAATAAATCCGTTTGACCGTCAGAACGCTGCAACGTCGCATGCAAAACAGGATGAATGCTCTCTTTTTGAATCAGCTGCTCACGGTGCAACATCTTGCTTTTTGCTTTGGATCGCGCAGAGACGACAGCCCAAATCAACCAAACCAATGCAACGGCAGAAATGGCAGTGACCAAAAGGGGAAGGTTGGTCAAATAGGCTTGCTGATTAAACCAAACTTGTGCTGCCAAAAATCCGGCAAAGAAAATCAAAACGTATAAAATTGGGGCAAACCGGCTTTGTATGGATGAGTGCATAAGTTTTCCTACATTTCGTATCATGTTATTAAAAAATAATGCCTTTCGGGCGAATAATGTCATCAACCCGGAAGGCATTATTTTAACGTAATTTTAACGCAATTTGCTTAATATCTTGCTTTTTATGAAACTAATGTATCAAGCAGACAACTCAAACCGTATAGCCGTATTTTCAGACGGCCTGAGATTTTTATCAGGCTTCGGCAACCGAATCACGCGAGAAGGTTTTTTCGCAATAATGGCATTTCAAACGCGTCTGACCATTATGTGAACGGACATAAAAACGGCTGATGACCGGCTCTCCATGACTGGCACAATTGGTATTCGGGCAGCGGAATACTTCCGAAATTTCGTCCGGCAATGACAAATGCTGTTTGTCGATCACTTTAAACTGATCAATTTTGTTTACCACTGCTTCAGGAGCAAATAAAGCCAAACGGTTGGCCGCATTGGCATCCAACCATACGCCGCTGACTTTGATAATGTCTTTGCTTCCCTGCGTTTTGCTGGGCAAATTAAAGCCGACCGTAACCGCACTGCCATAATGCAGCAACTTAAACTGCCTCAAAATGGCCAAGCCTTTACCGGCAGGAATATGGTCAATCACCGTACCTTGTTCAATCGCTTCAACGCTGAGTTTTGAGTTTTCCATCTTTCGCTCCTTAAACTTCTTCGTTCAATACCAAAGACAAAATCGCCATCCGTGCATACACGCCGTTGGTTGCCTGTTCAAAATAATAGGCATGAGGTGTTTTATCCACATCCGGATGAATTTCATCTACCCTCGGTAAAGGATGCAAGACGCGCAAATTGGGTTTGGCGTTTGCCAACATTGACGCATCAAGATTGAATTTACCCTGGATTTTGACAAATTCCTGCTCATCAAAACGTTCGCGCTGAACGCGGGTCATGTACAAAATATCCGCCCATTCGACCGCTTCTTCCAAGCCGGGTAAAATTTGATAAGGGCAACGGGCCTCTTCCAGCTCTTCAGTGATATAGTCCGGCATCGCCAAGCTGGGAGGGGAAACAAACGCAAATTCACAACCCCAACGCTTCAATGCCTGACATAATGAATGTACCGTACGGCCATATTTCAAATCACCGGCCATCGCAATCTTCAAATTGCTCAAACTGCCCTGCGTTTCATAAATCGTTACCAAATCCAAAAGTGTCTGGCTCGGATGTTGGTTGGTACCATCGCCGGCATTAATCACGGGCACGCTCGAAAACTCGGCCGCCACACGGGCCGCACCGTCTTTCGGGTGTCGCTGAATAATCGCATCCGTATAGCTGGAAATAATCCTCGCTGTATCCGCAAGCGTTTCACCCTTTTTCGCACTGGTATTCGCGCCATCGGAAAAACCGATAACTTTCCCACCCAAACGCTGTACCGCAGTTTCAAAAGACAAACGCGTACGGGTAGAGGGTTCAAAAAAGCACGAACCAATTAATTTACCCTCAAGCAAATCTTCACGAGGCTGCTTTTTCAACTTCAAGGCCGTCTGAAGCAACAATTCGAGCTGCTCTGTCGTCAAATCTGAAATTGAAATAATATGTTGCCGATAAAGCGGATTAGGCATGACCATTCCTTCCCATAAAAAAACCCGCAAAGCGGGCGTTTCAAGCAAACCGATTTCATCGTTGTCCGGCATGATT
This DNA window, taken from Neisseria subflava, encodes the following:
- a CDS encoding GNAT family N-acetyltransferase, translated to MLVCNPYEVVIHGTTSKGKIFRPSDWAERLCGILSSFTKDNRLSYSNWVRPILVDNVRCVAVDKKLEEDNPQMFRFLMDFAADNDLRVIDCKALLKEQESKQQGEVPVERVLLAQAIEEKHAAERAEAANAQPEPQAAAPVVGVLREIPPEETATAFAALSILRSSLTDIHRFVEQINEHQRKTGYRLLGIFEEGKQNAVAVCGFHTAHNLASGYHIHIDDLVTMPQCRQKGYASRLLEEVRKIGAETGATKIHLNVHVNHDRADAHRLYFKNGFEICAYHFRCDPK
- the pyrI gene encoding aspartate carbamoyltransferase regulatory subunit, with amino-acid sequence MENSKLSVEAIEQGTVIDHIPAGKGLAILRQFKLLHYGSAVTVGFNLPSKTQGSKDIIKVSGVWLDANAANRLALFAPEAVVNKIDQFKVIDKQHLSLPDEISEVFRCPNTNCASHGEPVISRFYVRSHNGQTRLKCHYCEKTFSRDSVAEA
- the pyrB gene encoding aspartate carbamoyltransferase gives rise to the protein MPNPLYRQHIISISDLTTEQLELLLQTALKLKKQPREDLLEGKLIGSCFFEPSTRTRLSFETAVQRLGGKVIGFSDGANTSAKKGETLADTARIISSYTDAIIQRHPKDGAARVAAEFSSVPVINAGDGTNQHPSQTLLDLVTIYETQGSLSNLKIAMAGDLKYGRTVHSLCQALKRWGCEFAFVSPPSLAMPDYITEELEEARCPYQILPGLEEAVEWADILYMTRVQRERFDEQEFVKIQGKFNLDASMLANAKPNLRVLHPLPRVDEIHPDVDKTPHAYYFEQATNGVYARMAILSLVLNEEV